A stretch of Pseudomonas sp. CCC3.1 DNA encodes these proteins:
- a CDS encoding APC family permease, translating to MREDVSAIAGVQRHLPVFQALLVTLGMVITTDILKTAPTVALNVGSDHFYLVWILGGLISMAGALCFAEMATAFPHPGGDYHFLRLAYGERVGMLFAWSRFSVMHTGWIALSAFMFADYVNAVVPLGPYGSGLFAALVIVALVLLNLVGREIGFLTQTALVVLLALGFLSIAAAGGWLAWKGFEPVAPSVLAVPEQTGLAGFSAAMIFVFLAFGGWSDAATLSAEVRDGRRGMFIAMLGALTLLLTIYLALNWAFIQGLGYEGLAASDAPGVELLNRAFGAPGVGLILLVVGISAIASINSTLLVGARTTFAAARQVPQLSGLAVWDKRHGVPRRALLAIGAVSLLLVLFGSFSHSGFNAMVEYLTPVYWLFLSLSTLALLILRRRFPDAPRPIKVPLYPLLPLLFFALCLYMLYSSVVFVGYGALLGIAVLALGAVLLALLGRTTITPSEAEEPV from the coding sequence ATGCGCGAAGACGTTTCTGCCATTGCCGGTGTGCAGCGCCATTTGCCTGTTTTCCAGGCATTGCTGGTCACTCTCGGCATGGTGATTACCACCGATATTTTGAAAACCGCTCCCACCGTGGCACTCAATGTGGGCAGCGATCATTTCTATCTGGTGTGGATTCTCGGCGGACTGATCTCCATGGCCGGTGCCTTGTGCTTTGCAGAGATGGCCACCGCGTTTCCCCATCCGGGCGGTGACTATCATTTTTTGCGCCTGGCCTATGGTGAGCGGGTGGGCATGCTGTTTGCCTGGTCGCGCTTCTCGGTGATGCACACCGGCTGGATCGCGCTGTCGGCCTTTATGTTCGCCGATTATGTAAACGCTGTTGTGCCACTGGGGCCTTACGGTTCCGGGCTGTTTGCAGCCTTGGTGATCGTCGCGCTGGTGCTGCTGAACCTAGTGGGCCGAGAGATTGGCTTTCTCACCCAGACCGCGTTGGTGGTGCTGCTCGCACTGGGCTTTTTGAGCATTGCCGCCGCTGGGGGCTGGCTGGCCTGGAAAGGGTTTGAGCCCGTGGCGCCGAGCGTGCTGGCGGTCCCTGAGCAGACCGGGCTGGCGGGCTTTTCAGCGGCCATGATTTTTGTCTTTCTGGCGTTTGGTGGCTGGAGTGATGCCGCGACGCTGTCGGCCGAAGTACGCGATGGCCGTCGCGGCATGTTCATCGCCATGCTCGGTGCGTTAACGCTGTTGCTGACGATCTATCTGGCGTTGAACTGGGCCTTTATCCAGGGGCTGGGATACGAAGGGCTGGCGGCCAGCGACGCACCGGGTGTCGAACTGCTGAATCGGGCTTTTGGGGCGCCCGGTGTCGGTTTGATTCTGCTGGTGGTGGGCATTTCGGCGATTGCCAGTATCAATTCGACCCTGCTGGTCGGTGCCCGAACCACGTTTGCCGCTGCCCGTCAGGTGCCGCAACTGAGCGGCCTCGCCGTTTGGGACAAGCGCCATGGCGTGCCACGTCGGGCATTGCTGGCCATCGGGGCTGTTTCGCTGTTGCTCGTGTTGTTTGGCAGCTTCTCGCACAGCGGCTTCAACGCCATGGTGGAGTACTTGACCCCGGTCTACTGGCTGTTTCTAAGCCTGAGCACTTTGGCGCTGCTGATCTTGCGACGCCGGTTTCCCGATGCGCCAAGGCCGATCAAGGTGCCGTTGTACCCGTTGTTGCCCCTGCTGTTTTTTGCGCTGTGCCTGTACATGCTTTATTCCAGCGTGGTTTTCGTCGGCTATGGCGCGTTACTGGGTATCGCTGTGCTGGCGCTAGGTGCAGTGCTTCTGGCGTTGCTGGGCCGCACGACCATCACACCTTCAGAGGCTGAGGAGCCGGTATGA
- a CDS encoding TonB-dependent receptor: MQKSSLSFIAAVISTFTLLPAHADDVPAGADSAERLDTVLVTGTRGKARTVLDSPVPVDVLTAADLKAAGASGGELGQALQTLLPSFNFPRQSNSGGADHIRAAQLRGMSPDQVLVLVNGKRRHTSAVVNDSSKIGRGTAPVDFNSIPISAIKRIEVLRDGAGAQYGSDAIAGVINIILDDAPEGGEVSTTYGAYHTHENATGKTITDGQSTQTSAKIGTRLGEDGGFIRVGTEYKDRNPTNRAGYDSFSDTPGERNFAMGDGLARDVNVWFNSELPLADGKAYSFGTYNQRHTTGSDFYREAYEQPQFYPNGYLPQSLGDNKDVSATIGFKGMLDDDWDFDSSITHGRNRFDGSTQRTLNVSLGADSPTRFNTGDYEFRQTTTNLDLSREVRLGDRSFVLAVGGEYRYENYLTFAGDPASYFGDGADGSNGLRPSEEVNLDRNVFGTYAELSGDLTDRLFVDLATRWEHYDDAGSKLTGKLSGRYRLTDQLALRGAVSNNFRAPSLAQEGFQNTTSNYGDNGVLTDIRTLPVNSPIARALGAQKLDPETSKNFSLGLTAQLNDRFDASLDVFHITVKDRITLSQRIGSDALEQYIQDNFGIAGVHDVSFFTNAADTSTNGAELVLNYHQPLFDGQLGVTTAYTYNHTQVTKTRGTPSQLSGLGIGSDALVGVEERNTLTDAAPRDRFVLSTNWSNQHWGLLGRLTRQGETTRVFDFGDSQPTQTYGAVWQLDAEVQYKFTPAFDIALGGNNLTDKYPDRSNSQINYGGNLPYDVLSPIGSNGAYYYTRLTYAF, translated from the coding sequence ATGCAAAAAAGTTCACTCTCATTTATCGCTGCAGTGATTTCAACGTTCACTCTGTTACCCGCCCACGCTGACGACGTACCCGCTGGCGCCGACAGTGCTGAGCGCCTGGACACGGTGCTGGTCACCGGTACTCGCGGCAAAGCCCGCACCGTGCTGGACTCGCCCGTGCCGGTGGATGTGCTGACCGCCGCCGACCTGAAGGCTGCCGGTGCCAGCGGCGGAGAGTTGGGGCAGGCGCTGCAGACGTTACTGCCATCGTTCAACTTTCCACGCCAATCCAACTCCGGCGGAGCCGACCACATACGGGCGGCGCAATTGCGCGGCATGAGCCCGGATCAGGTACTGGTGCTGGTCAACGGCAAGCGTCGCCACACATCGGCCGTAGTCAACGACTCGTCGAAGATCGGCCGTGGCACAGCCCCGGTGGACTTCAACTCGATCCCTATCAGCGCCATCAAACGCATTGAAGTGCTGCGCGACGGCGCAGGCGCTCAGTACGGCTCTGACGCGATTGCCGGGGTGATCAATATCATTCTGGATGACGCCCCGGAAGGCGGCGAAGTGTCCACCACCTATGGCGCTTATCACACCCACGAAAACGCGACCGGCAAAACCATTACCGACGGCCAGAGCACGCAAACATCGGCCAAGATCGGCACGCGTTTGGGGGAAGACGGCGGGTTTATTCGCGTGGGCACGGAGTACAAAGATCGCAACCCGACCAACCGCGCAGGTTATGACAGCTTCTCGGACACACCGGGTGAGCGCAACTTTGCCATGGGCGATGGCCTGGCGCGGGATGTGAACGTCTGGTTCAACTCTGAGTTACCACTGGCCGATGGCAAGGCTTACTCTTTCGGGACTTACAACCAGCGGCATACCACAGGCTCGGACTTCTACCGTGAGGCCTACGAGCAGCCGCAGTTTTACCCTAACGGCTACTTGCCTCAGTCGCTCGGCGACAACAAAGACGTGTCCGCTACGATCGGTTTCAAAGGCATGCTGGATGATGACTGGGACTTCGACAGCAGCATCACCCACGGGCGTAACCGCTTCGACGGGTCGACCCAACGCACCCTCAACGTCAGCTTGGGTGCCGACTCGCCGACGCGCTTCAACACCGGCGATTATGAGTTTCGGCAGACCACCACCAACCTGGACTTGAGCCGCGAAGTGCGCCTGGGTGATCGCTCTTTCGTGCTGGCGGTGGGGGGTGAATATCGCTACGAGAACTACCTGACGTTCGCGGGCGACCCCGCCTCTTACTTCGGCGATGGCGCCGATGGTTCCAACGGCCTGCGCCCGAGCGAAGAAGTGAATCTGGATCGCAATGTGTTCGGCACCTACGCCGAATTGTCCGGCGACCTCACCGACCGTTTGTTCGTCGACCTCGCGACGCGCTGGGAGCATTACGACGATGCGGGCAGCAAACTCACCGGCAAACTGAGCGGTCGCTACCGTCTGACCGACCAACTGGCACTGCGCGGTGCGGTGTCCAATAACTTCCGCGCACCGTCGCTGGCTCAAGAAGGTTTCCAGAACACCACCAGCAACTATGGTGACAATGGCGTGCTGACCGATATTCGTACGCTGCCAGTCAACAGCCCTATCGCACGGGCCTTGGGCGCGCAAAAACTGGACCCGGAAACCTCGAAAAACTTCAGTCTGGGGCTGACCGCGCAACTGAATGACCGCTTTGATGCGTCGCTGGATGTGTTCCACATCACCGTCAAAGACCGCATCACCTTGTCTCAGCGCATCGGCAGTGACGCGCTGGAGCAGTACATCCAGGATAATTTCGGCATCGCCGGCGTGCATGATGTGAGCTTCTTCACCAACGCCGCCGACACCAGCACCAACGGTGCCGAGTTGGTGCTGAACTACCACCAGCCATTGTTCGATGGCCAGTTGGGCGTGACCACCGCCTACACCTACAACCACACCCAAGTCACCAAGACCCGTGGCACGCCTTCCCAGCTCTCCGGCCTGGGAATCGGCAGCGATGCACTGGTGGGTGTCGAGGAACGCAACACCCTGACCGACGCCGCCCCACGGGATCGCTTCGTCCTGTCAACCAACTGGTCGAATCAGCACTGGGGGCTGCTGGGACGCTTGACGCGTCAGGGCGAAACCACGCGGGTCTTTGACTTCGGTGATTCGCAGCCGACACAAACCTACGGCGCGGTCTGGCAACTGGACGCTGAGGTGCAATACAAATTCACCCCAGCTTTCGACATCGCGCTGGGTGGTAACAACCTGACCGACAAATACCCGGATCGCTCCAACTCGCAAATCAACTACGGCGGCAACCTGCCGTATGACGTGCTGTCGCCGATAGGCAGCAACGGCGCCTATTACTACACCCGACTTACTTACGCGTTTTAA
- a CDS encoding 3-hydroxyacyl-CoA dehydrogenase, which yields MHTIAVIGTGAMGAGIAQLCAQAGFKVRLYDVQAGAAHTARERLAHVFETLAGKGRLTPGEVTQALANLQVSDALGELHDCDLVIEAIVEKLDVKQALFKALEQIVRADCLLASNTSSLSVTAIAQGCQRPSRVAGLHFFNPVPLMKVVEVIAGLETDSAVIEQLMTLVNRLGHWPVRCHDTPGFVINHAGRAYGTEALAILGERVAPVQVIDRVLREAMGFRMGPFELFDLTGLDVSHPVMESIFEQYYQDPRYRPSVLTRQMLNGGRLGRKSARGFYRYPRAEDAQQPAVHPSCNPPVWIGAETSDDHRALANWLGAQGITLDNASTPGADSLCLLAPYGHDACGAAQAFGTDPARTLCIDLLPGLERHRTLMRTPVTHAHLCDFALAIFAKDAVGVSLIEDSLGFICQRVMASIVNLACDMAQQGIATPADIDRAVQIGLGYPSGPLAWGDALGAGRVLSIVQRMADTSHDPRYRPSPWLRRRVGLGCSLGFERSAC from the coding sequence ATGCACACCATTGCTGTTATCGGCACAGGCGCCATGGGCGCAGGAATCGCCCAACTCTGCGCGCAGGCCGGCTTCAAAGTGCGTTTGTATGACGTACAAGCCGGTGCTGCGCACACGGCTCGCGAGCGGCTGGCACACGTGTTCGAGACGCTTGCTGGCAAAGGGCGGCTTACGCCAGGGGAGGTCACGCAGGCCCTTGCCAACCTGCAGGTCAGTGACGCTCTGGGCGAGCTGCACGACTGCGACTTGGTGATCGAAGCCATCGTCGAAAAGCTGGATGTCAAACAGGCCTTGTTCAAGGCGCTTGAACAGATTGTGCGCGCCGACTGCCTGTTGGCCAGCAACACGTCATCCCTGTCTGTAACGGCCATTGCTCAGGGTTGCCAACGGCCTTCGCGGGTTGCAGGGCTGCACTTCTTCAATCCGGTGCCGCTGATGAAAGTCGTCGAGGTCATTGCCGGGCTCGAGACTGACAGCGCAGTGATTGAGCAGTTGATGACGTTGGTGAACCGGCTGGGACACTGGCCGGTGCGCTGCCACGATACGCCGGGTTTCGTCATCAACCATGCCGGTCGGGCTTATGGCACCGAAGCGCTGGCCATCCTGGGTGAGCGTGTTGCACCGGTGCAGGTTATTGACCGTGTGCTGCGTGAGGCCATGGGGTTTCGCATGGGGCCGTTCGAACTGTTTGATCTGACGGGGCTGGACGTCTCGCACCCGGTCATGGAGTCGATCTTTGAGCAGTACTATCAAGATCCGCGTTACCGGCCTTCGGTGCTGACTCGCCAAATGCTCAATGGCGGGCGGTTAGGGCGCAAGAGCGCTCGCGGATTTTATCGCTACCCACGGGCCGAGGACGCGCAGCAGCCTGCTGTGCATCCATCGTGCAATCCCCCGGTATGGATCGGTGCCGAAACGTCTGATGATCACCGAGCCCTCGCCAATTGGCTTGGGGCGCAGGGGATTACGCTGGATAACGCCTCGACCCCGGGTGCCGATTCGCTGTGCCTCCTCGCACCCTATGGACACGATGCCTGCGGTGCTGCCCAGGCGTTTGGCACCGACCCGGCGCGAACCCTGTGCATCGACCTGCTCCCTGGCCTTGAGCGTCATCGCACCTTGATGCGCACGCCGGTGACTCATGCGCACCTGTGTGATTTTGCCCTGGCCATTTTTGCCAAAGACGCCGTCGGGGTGTCGCTGATCGAAGACAGCTTGGGGTTTATCTGCCAGCGGGTGATGGCGTCTATCGTCAACCTGGCCTGTGACATGGCGCAGCAAGGCATTGCCACTCCCGCCGATATAGACCGAGCCGTGCAAATTGGCCTCGGCTACCCCTCAGGGCCGCTGGCATGGGGCGATGCATTGGGGGCAGGGCGTGTGCTGAGCATTGTGCAGCGCATGGCCGACACCAGCCATGACCCGCGATACCGTCCCAGCCCTTGGTTGCGTCGCCGGGTTGGCTTGGGTTGTTCACTCGGTTTTGAGAGGTCCGCATGCTGA
- a CDS encoding DUF3574 domain-containing protein has translation MKKWGIVGLLLAIAALITVGVAWASKPTASDSHGRTMLRSELYFAAVDRQAWDEFLSEEVTPRFPDGLSWYKVNGQWRGPSGKPEKLPSRIMILIHADNSANHEALATIGRLFQERFGFAVLHVQSPVRASDPDWTAERLDDNRQLSH, from the coding sequence ATGAAAAAATGGGGAATAGTTGGGTTGTTACTGGCAATTGCCGCACTGATTACAGTCGGCGTTGCGTGGGCAAGCAAACCAACGGCCAGTGACTCACACGGCCGCACAATGTTGCGCTCGGAGCTATACTTCGCCGCAGTTGATCGTCAAGCCTGGGATGAGTTTCTGTCTGAAGAGGTCACGCCCAGGTTTCCTGATGGCTTGAGCTGGTACAAGGTTAATGGACAGTGGCGTGGCCCCTCGGGCAAGCCGGAAAAGTTGCCGTCGCGGATCATGATCCTGATCCACGCCGACAACAGCGCCAATCATGAAGCGCTTGCCACCATCGGACGATTGTTTCAGGAGCGCTTCGGTTTTGCGGTACTGCACGTGCAAAGTCCAGTCAGGGCCAGCGACCCGGACTGGACGGCAGAACGCCTGGATGACAATCGGCAACTGTCACATTGA
- a CDS encoding DUF3574 domain-containing protein: MPSRFLFAALFLAISGCVSAPLPAVHTKDPASSSLHGDPTRPAQAQWLRTELYFSVGKLGGSGADVISPERWRAFLDKEVTPRFPDGFSVLDAYGQWRDHGAKEPERLGTKVIVILHEDTAQHGQDIEAIRLAWKRITGDLSVLRLSQPAQVSF; the protein is encoded by the coding sequence ATGCCGTCACGTTTTCTGTTTGCTGCACTGTTTTTGGCCATTTCCGGCTGCGTGAGCGCACCTCTTCCTGCGGTGCACACCAAAGACCCGGCCAGTTCATCGCTGCACGGCGACCCGACGCGTCCCGCCCAAGCGCAATGGCTTCGCACTGAGTTGTATTTTTCAGTGGGCAAGTTGGGTGGCAGCGGTGCTGATGTCATCAGCCCTGAACGGTGGCGGGCGTTTCTGGACAAGGAAGTCACCCCACGCTTCCCCGATGGTTTCAGCGTGCTGGATGCTTACGGCCAATGGCGCGACCATGGTGCCAAAGAGCCGGAACGCCTGGGCACCAAGGTGATCGTCATTCTGCATGAAGACACTGCGCAGCATGGGCAGGACATCGAAGCCATTCGCCTGGCCTGGAAGCGCATCACCGGCGATTTGTCAGTGCTGCGCCTGTCCCAGCCAGCACAGGTTTCTTTCTGA
- a CDS encoding enoyl-CoA hydratase, which yields MSTPVPDVVTATVQSDGVALVSIHRPDVKNALNLDVRQCLARVFLALAADKAVKAIVLTGSEQCFVAGADVREFADATPVQMYLRHTERLWQAISQCPKPVIAAVNGLALGGGCELAMHCDIIIAGRQARFAQPEVKLGLMPGAGGTQRLIRAVGKFQAKRMLLSGCQVSAAEALAMGMLSEVVDDDKTLERALALAAEIARLPRLAVEQIKEVTLLGAQMPLEGALALERKAFQLLFDTRDQKEGAQAFLQKRSAQFQGE from the coding sequence ATGTCCACTCCTGTTCCTGATGTGGTCACGGCCACGGTTCAATCTGATGGTGTCGCGCTGGTGTCGATCCATCGTCCTGACGTAAAAAACGCCCTCAATCTCGACGTGCGGCAATGCCTGGCGCGTGTATTTTTAGCCCTTGCAGCGGATAAAGCCGTCAAAGCAATCGTGTTGACCGGAAGCGAGCAGTGCTTTGTCGCGGGTGCAGACGTGCGCGAATTCGCTGATGCCACGCCCGTGCAGATGTACCTGCGCCACACCGAACGTCTGTGGCAAGCCATCAGCCAATGCCCCAAACCTGTGATTGCAGCCGTCAACGGTCTTGCCCTGGGCGGTGGCTGCGAGCTGGCGATGCACTGCGACATCATCATCGCGGGTCGTCAGGCGCGATTTGCGCAGCCCGAGGTCAAGCTGGGGCTGATGCCTGGTGCTGGCGGCACTCAGCGTCTGATTCGTGCGGTTGGCAAGTTCCAGGCCAAGCGCATGTTGCTCAGCGGTTGTCAGGTGAGTGCCGCAGAAGCACTGGCCATGGGCATGCTCAGTGAAGTGGTCGACGACGATAAAACGCTTGAGCGCGCGTTGGCGCTGGCGGCCGAGATTGCACGCTTGCCGCGCCTGGCAGTGGAGCAGATTAAGGAAGTGACTTTGCTGGGGGCGCAGATGCCGCTGGAGGGAGCTTTGGCGCTTGAGCGCAAAGCATTTCAGTTGTTGTTCGACACCCGCGATCAGAAAGAAGGCGCGCAGGCGTTTTTGCAAAAACGATCTGCGCAATTTCAGGGAGAGTGA
- a CDS encoding acetyl-CoA C-acyltransferase: protein MREAVILSTARTPIAKAFRGSFHHLTAPSMASYAIRAAVERAGIEADEIEDLIIGTAMPAGTAGWNVGRMAALAAGLPLTVSGQTLDRQCASGLMAIATAAKQIIVDGMDVALAAGQEHISLVQNRYMEWAMAEQDPHVIRNAVHAYMPMLQTAEYVARRYQVSREAQDAYALQSQLRTAAAQQAGRFDREMVPVMSHRAVTDPATGIVTHEPVTLLSDECNRPQTLLEGLAALRPVIEGGSITAGNASQLSDGASACVLMDAGLAAQRNLTPLGLYRGVAVVGLAPEEMGIGPVHAVPKLLKQHGLRVDDIGLWELNEAFACQVIYCRDQLGIDDTRMNVNGGAIALGHPYGMSGARMVGHALLEGKRRGVKYVVLTMCVGGGMGAAGLFEVL, encoded by the coding sequence ATGCGCGAAGCCGTCATTCTTTCCACCGCCCGTACCCCCATCGCCAAGGCTTTTCGTGGCTCGTTCCATCACTTGACGGCACCGAGCATGGCCAGCTACGCCATCCGGGCTGCCGTTGAACGCGCCGGTATCGAAGCCGATGAAATCGAAGACCTGATTATCGGCACCGCCATGCCAGCCGGAACCGCAGGCTGGAACGTGGGGCGCATGGCCGCGCTCGCCGCAGGCTTGCCTCTGACTGTCAGCGGCCAGACGCTGGACCGTCAATGCGCCTCGGGCTTGATGGCTATTGCAACCGCCGCAAAACAAATCATCGTTGATGGCATGGACGTGGCGCTGGCAGCCGGTCAGGAACATATCAGCCTGGTTCAGAATCGCTACATGGAATGGGCCATGGCCGAGCAGGACCCGCACGTTATCCGCAACGCCGTGCATGCCTATATGCCCATGCTACAGACCGCAGAGTATGTGGCCCGGCGTTACCAAGTCAGTCGCGAAGCTCAAGATGCCTATGCGCTGCAATCACAACTGCGAACGGCAGCGGCGCAACAGGCAGGACGCTTTGACCGTGAAATGGTGCCCGTCATGTCGCATCGAGCCGTCACCGACCCCGCCACCGGGATTGTCACGCACGAACCCGTGACTCTGTTGAGCGACGAATGCAACCGGCCCCAGACCCTGTTGGAGGGGCTGGCGGCACTGCGGCCCGTTATCGAAGGAGGCAGTATTACGGCTGGCAATGCCAGCCAATTATCGGATGGCGCCAGCGCGTGTGTGCTGATGGATGCGGGTCTGGCCGCGCAACGCAACCTGACGCCATTGGGGCTTTACCGGGGAGTTGCCGTCGTCGGCCTGGCCCCGGAAGAAATGGGCATCGGCCCGGTCCACGCGGTGCCCAAACTGCTCAAACAGCATGGACTGCGCGTTGACGACATCGGCTTGTGGGAACTCAACGAAGCGTTTGCCTGCCAAGTCATTTACTGCCGCGACCAGTTGGGCATCGACGACACGCGGATGAACGTCAATGGCGGCGCCATCGCCCTTGGCCACCCCTATGGCATGAGCGGTGCCCGCATGGTGGGGCATGCGCTGCTTGAGGGTAAGCGTCGGGGCGTAAAATACGTGGTTCTCACGATGTGCGTGGGAGGAGGCATGGGCGCGGCGGGATTATTTGAAGTCCTGTGA
- a CDS encoding thioesterase family protein: MNSRTERPVRSAFSHFSAIQTRWGDNDAFGHVNNVVYYAYCESTICAYLIEHEALDIMSSPVIGVVVSSGCTYHASVSFPDLITVGMKVTHLGTSSMRYELALFRNDEQQASAVVQMTYVYVDRSANDPVPIPASIRDVLGRLMA; the protein is encoded by the coding sequence ATGAACAGTCGTACCGAGCGTCCCGTTCGCTCAGCCTTCTCGCATTTCTCGGCCATCCAGACGCGCTGGGGCGATAACGACGCCTTTGGACACGTCAACAACGTGGTTTATTACGCGTACTGTGAGTCGACCATCTGTGCCTACCTGATCGAGCATGAAGCGCTGGACATCATGAGCAGCCCGGTGATCGGCGTGGTGGTCAGTTCTGGCTGTACCTACCATGCCTCAGTGTCTTTTCCCGATCTGATCACGGTGGGCATGAAGGTGACGCATCTGGGGACCAGCAGCATGCGTTACGAGCTGGCGCTGTTTCGCAACGATGAACAACAGGCGTCGGCGGTTGTGCAAATGACCTATGTGTATGTAGACCGCAGCGCCAACGACCCCGTCCCGATCCCAGCGTCCATTCGCGACGTACTGGGCCGCTTGATGGCGTGA
- a CDS encoding 3-hydroxyacyl-CoA dehydrogenase NAD-binding domain-containing protein, with translation MSALINYRAEHRLALIGLVHAPVNALGQALRRELLQALERANADPAVDAIIIHGEGLPFSAGADIHEFGTPRAVAAPHLRALLLRLQQLNKPVIAALSGVALGGGLELALACGYRIGEPTACFGLPEIKLGLIPGAGGTQRLPRLIGVQAALDMMISGQMINARHALELGLLDGLSKSAQSLLHEACAFAHELLERDAPAFPEPRWRFPGSGLPDDFFSQYRLAQQSRWQGQLAPQSVVKALEAACTLPLTDGLALEAELFKALEASSQSAALRHVFFAERNVGKLPGISADTPIRLIRKVAIIGAGTMGGGIAMCFANAGIPVALLELKAQALEHGLMQIRSHYQISVQRGKLTTAQMEQRMELLHGTLDYAEIGDADLVIEAVFESLPIKQQVFRTLDEVCKPGAILASNTSTLDIDAIASVTRRPGDVIGLHFFSPASVMRLLEVVRGRDTGADTLATMLAIAKRLGKVAVVSGVCFGFIGNRMLEPYSREAHRLLLEGASVAQIDRVLTDLGMAMGVLAMHDLAGIDVSYLIRESRRDVIGHDRSYCRIADVLFEQGRYGQKTARGFYLYEGRQRREDGELIPLAERIAHELGIVRRVISNEEVHDRCLFMLINEGIQLLDEGIAQRSSDIDLVWINGYGFAAWRGGPLHYAESLGLAHILERIRHYRDALGAYGQMWLQPAPLLERLVAAGHTRIETLTAKDI, from the coding sequence ATGAGTGCCTTGATTAACTATCGCGCAGAGCATCGGCTAGCGCTTATCGGCCTGGTCCATGCACCGGTCAACGCATTGGGCCAAGCCCTGCGCCGTGAGTTACTGCAAGCCCTTGAACGTGCCAACGCCGATCCTGCGGTAGACGCCATCATTATTCACGGTGAGGGCCTGCCTTTTAGTGCCGGGGCGGATATTCACGAGTTTGGTACACCCCGTGCTGTCGCTGCCCCGCATTTACGGGCGCTGCTGCTTAGGTTGCAACAACTGAACAAACCCGTCATTGCTGCGCTGTCGGGTGTGGCTTTAGGGGGCGGGTTGGAGTTGGCTCTCGCTTGCGGGTATCGCATTGGCGAGCCGACGGCTTGTTTCGGCTTGCCGGAAATCAAACTGGGGTTGATACCCGGTGCTGGTGGGACTCAGCGTTTACCGCGCTTGATCGGTGTGCAAGCGGCCCTGGACATGATGATCAGTGGGCAAATGATCAACGCTCGACACGCCCTTGAGCTGGGCTTGCTGGATGGCCTGAGCAAAAGTGCTCAAAGCTTGCTGCACGAGGCGTGTGCCTTCGCCCATGAATTGCTTGAAAGAGATGCCCCGGCCTTTCCAGAACCGCGATGGCGCTTTCCTGGCAGCGGGTTGCCTGATGATTTCTTCAGCCAGTATCGCCTGGCTCAGCAGTCGCGCTGGCAAGGGCAACTCGCCCCGCAGAGTGTCGTCAAAGCACTCGAAGCAGCCTGCACACTGCCTTTGACCGACGGACTGGCGCTGGAAGCCGAACTGTTCAAGGCACTTGAAGCGTCGAGCCAGTCGGCCGCTTTGCGCCATGTGTTTTTTGCCGAGCGCAATGTTGGAAAGTTGCCGGGTATCAGCGCCGATACACCGATTCGGCTTATCCGTAAAGTCGCGATTATCGGCGCAGGGACCATGGGCGGCGGGATCGCCATGTGCTTTGCCAATGCGGGCATTCCTGTGGCTCTGCTGGAGCTCAAGGCCCAGGCACTTGAGCATGGCCTGATGCAGATTCGCAGCCACTACCAAATCAGCGTACAGCGCGGCAAGTTGACAACCGCTCAGATGGAGCAGCGCATGGAACTGCTGCACGGCACCCTCGACTATGCCGAGATCGGGGATGCCGATCTGGTCATTGAAGCGGTCTTTGAGAGTCTGCCAATCAAGCAGCAGGTGTTCAGGACGCTGGACGAGGTCTGCAAGCCTGGCGCGATTCTAGCCAGTAACACCTCGACCCTGGATATTGACGCCATTGCCTCCGTTACGCGGCGCCCGGGGGATGTGATCGGTTTGCACTTCTTCAGCCCGGCCAGCGTTATGCGTTTGCTGGAGGTGGTACGTGGCCGTGACACTGGGGCTGATACCTTGGCAACGATGCTGGCGATTGCCAAACGTCTCGGCAAGGTTGCGGTGGTCTCAGGCGTCTGCTTCGGTTTCATTGGTAATCGCATGCTCGAACCTTACTCGCGTGAAGCCCATCGGTTGCTGCTCGAAGGCGCCAGCGTGGCGCAAATCGACCGGGTGCTAACTGACTTGGGTATGGCGATGGGCGTGCTGGCGATGCATGACCTGGCGGGTATTGACGTCAGTTACTTGATACGCGAATCGCGTCGCGACGTGATCGGCCATGACCGCAGTTATTGTCGAATCGCCGACGTTCTTTTCGAACAAGGGCGTTATGGCCAGAAGACTGCCCGTGGGTTCTACCTTTACGAAGGTCGCCAGCGGCGCGAAGACGGCGAGCTCATCCCTCTGGCTGAACGTATCGCTCACGAGCTGGGCATTGTGCGCCGGGTGATCAGCAATGAGGAAGTGCATGACCGCTGCCTGTTCATGTTGATAAACGAAGGCATTCAACTGCTTGACGAAGGTATTGCTCAGCGCAGCAGCGACATCGACCTGGTGTGGATCAATGGTTACGGTTTTGCGGCCTGGCGCGGCGGGCCTTTGCATTACGCCGAAAGCCTGGGGCTGGCGCACATCCTGGAGCGCATCCGGCATTACCGCGACGCGCTGGGCGCCTATGGGCAGATGTGGTTACAGCCCGCGCCCTTGCTCGAACGTCTGGTTGCCGCTGGCCATACCCGCATCGAAACGCTCACCGCCAAGGACATTTGA